The Streptomyces sp. cg36 genomic interval CCGTAGGGCAGATCCACGACGACCCGCCATCCGTCGCCGTCCCGGCCGATCGGGCGCGGGAAGCCGATCGTCTGGTCCTTGCTGGTCAGCCCGGCCACCTCGTGGGCGCGGATGACGATGTCCGAGGACAGCTTGCGCTTGCGGAACGTCACCTTGGCCATGTCGATGAGCGGCCGGTCGGCCGGCGCTCCGACCGCGCCGAGGGTGGTGGTCATCGCGGCCATGGCCAGCATGAGCAGCCATGAGGGTGCCATGACGTACAGGGTCAGGGCGGCGGCCAGACCGATGACGGCGCCGATCGTCGCCACGATCCCGCGCAGCCGGACCCGGTCGTTGCGCTGGCGCGAGAGCTTCAGGTACTCCGCCGCGTCCTCGTTGGCCACGGCCGCGAGCCGCAGGCCCTTGCCCTCCGCGTCGAACACCCACCGGCCGATCGCCGTCGACCACCGCCACGCGCCCCGCGGGGAGTACAGGCAGATCTTCGGCGTGTAGACCAGCGGCAGGCGGATCGCGTGATAGCCGGCCACGGCGGAGTAGTGCCGCACCGCCCACTTGCGCACGGCCTTGCGCTGGTCGGGGAGCTTCACCCAGTCCGGCAGGACCGGCATCCTGGCCTTGTCCTTGGCTTCCATCCATTCCGCGACCGAGGGCGGGTAGACCTCGCGCGGCGGGTCCACCGGCGCCCCCTCGGCCAAGCCGTCGGCCTCCGGATCGTCGGTGTCGGGGAGTTCGGCCTCCCACTCCCCCGGCTTCACCACACCCTCACCGGGGGCGGTAGGGGCGGGGGCTGGTGTCTTCTTCAGCGGGAACGGCAGTACCTCCGCCGTCCGCTCCTCGGTGCTCTCCGGGTCGTCCGGTGTCAGGAACTCGGGGTTCTCCGTCACGATGTACGCACTCCTTCGGGAGTCGAAGGGTCCGGCCGGCTTGCTGTGGAAGGTCGGGCGGCCGGGCCCGTGAGAAGAGAGTCGGCCCGGATGGGCCACAGGAGGGCACGCAAAGTGCGTGCCTTGTTCAGGCGGCGCGCTGTTCCTGGGGATAGGCGCAGGTCACGCACATGCCGAGCGAGGTCGGGATGACGTATCCGGCGTCCGTACGGCAGACGGGGCAGGTGCACCGGGCGAGCATCGCCAGCGCGAGCGCACCCCACTTCCGCGACGTCATCGCCCGCACCGGCAAGGCCAGTTCGACGCGGTAGAGGTAGGCCACGCTGACCCCGCCCGGGCGGCGGCGCGAGAGGCGCATGACCTGCGCCGCGATCGGCTGACCACCCGGCCGCAGACCCTGACTGCGAAGCTGACGGCGGGTCGCGAGGCCGTCGGGGGCGTACCGCCACGGGAAGGTGGGGACCCCGAAGCGGGCGCCGTCCGGGTCGAAGCACTTACCGAACGCCCCGCCCATCACGCGGCCTTGGACCGCTCAGCGAGGATCGTGTCCCGCAGCGTCCGGGCACGCGCCGGCGAGGTGTGCAGGGCGCGGCGGATACCCTCAGCGGTGATCCGCGCATCCGGCCAAGCAGCCGTCGCGGTGCGCGCCTCAGCGAGCAACTGGGCTGACGTGCGCTTCGGTCGGGGCGATCGGGCCACCTCGGGAACCCGGCCGGTCGCCCGGCGAGGCCGGGGAGCGGCGGCCGCGACCGCCCGCCGCTTGGCCGACTCGCCCGGCGCCGGATCGGGCGGGGCGATGGCCGGTGCGGGCTTGTGCGGGAGAGCCGGCTTCACATGGTCGACCGCCACCGGATCGAGCACCGGCAGACGCCTCACAGCAACAGGGGCCGGGGTCGATTCCGGCTGGCCAGCCGTAGACCGATTCCTCATAGTCTTGGCGAATTCCTCCGCATCTGCGACCGATGCGGGTACGGCGGTGGTACCGCCGAACATCGAGACCAGCGCGGCATCCGCACCGCTCGTGATCCGGTCGCGCTGGACTTCCAGCAGCCTCGATCCGAGCGCCGCGTCCCCGACCCCGACCTTGCGGGCCAGACGCCACGACGCCCGGTCGGAACGCTTGCGGACCCGGTCGACCGGGTGGTGGGCGGCACGGGCGCGGTGGTAGGCCAGGGCTTGCACGATGTCGGCGGTGCGCCGCTCGTTCTCCGCATCCCGGCCGTCCGTGTGGACGACGATCCGGCGGGCGAGGAAGGCCATGCCTTCCGCCGACACGGACATGCCCATCGGGGTCAGGGCGTAGATGACGGTGCGTCCCGGGTCCGGCGCGGCCATGGCGCCCATGACGGCGGCGCCCGCCGGCAGCGCCCACAGCCCACTCCGCACAACGCGCGGCGAGGACTGCCCCAGCATGGTCAGCCCCAGCAGGACCAGGGCCAGGACGGCGGTGGCGCCCTCGCCGGCGCCGAGCGCACCGAGCGCGGTCCCCGCGCCGTAGGCGTGCCCGATGT includes:
- a CDS encoding conjugal transfer protein, whose amino-acid sequence is MSAARSPLSKIQAGVLVAAFVPMLGTGVIGGIGTYSNIGHAYGAGTALGALGAGEGATAVLALVLLGLTMLGQSSPRVVRSGLWALPAGAAVMGAMAAPDPGRTVIYALTPMGMSVSAEGMAFLARRIVVHTDGRDAENERRTADIVQALAYHRARAAHHPVDRVRKRSDRASWRLARKVGVGDAALGSRLLEVQRDRITSGADAALVSMFGGTTAVPASVADAEEFAKTMRNRSTAGQPESTPAPVAVRRLPVLDPVAVDHVKPALPHKPAPAIAPPDPAPGESAKRRAVAAAAPRPRRATGRVPEVARSPRPKRTSAQLLAEARTATAAWPDARITAEGIRRALHTSPARARTLRDTILAERSKAA
- a CDS encoding RRQRL motif-containing zinc-binding protein gives rise to the protein MGGAFGKCFDPDGARFGVPTFPWRYAPDGLATRRQLRSQGLRPGGQPIAAQVMRLSRRRPGGVSVAYLYRVELALPVRAMTSRKWGALALAMLARCTCPVCRTDAGYVIPTSLGMCVTCAYPQEQRAA